In Candidatus Cohnella colombiensis, one DNA window encodes the following:
- a CDS encoding restriction endonuclease, which yields MARRKKQADPLQGLIGVLMVGSLFGTYYITKSMTTGVFVAVIAVVIYAMIALLVNQAKVERLKKSGIADIDKMSGRQFEHYLNHLFKAHGFSVTVTQAAGDFGADLVISKDGRKLVVQTKRYSKNVGIKAV from the coding sequence ATGGCACGAAGAAAGAAACAAGCAGATCCATTACAGGGATTAATAGGTGTATTGATGGTTGGTTCTCTATTTGGTACATATTACATCACGAAGTCAATGACTACTGGCGTTTTTGTTGCAGTTATTGCAGTTGTCATATATGCGATGATTGCCTTACTTGTTAATCAAGCTAAAGTAGAGAGACTTAAGAAATCAGGCATTGCAGACATAGACAAAATGAGCGGTAGACAATTTGAGCACTACTTAAATCATCTATTCAAGGCTCATGGTTTTTCCGTAACTGTCACACAAGCTGCAGGCGACTTTGGGGCTGATCTTGTAATTTCGAAGGATGGGCGTAAGTTAGTCGTCCAGACTAAACGGTATTCAAAGAATGTAGGCATCAAGGCGGTATAG